One window from the genome of Amaranthus tricolor cultivar Red isolate AtriRed21 chromosome 9, ASM2621246v1, whole genome shotgun sequence encodes:
- the LOC130824210 gene encoding potassium transporter 5-like isoform X2 → MPKDEQKPEGIEEPKLRRHDSLDLESSNVKGHHGHSNTDNLSWTAVLSLAFQSIGVIYGDIGTSPLYVYESTFSKGIKSKDDILGVLSLIFYTITLLPLIKYVFIVLRANDNGKGGTFALYSLLCRNTKVGLLPSQQAEDQEVSNYQLELPTKCNQLAISLKLKNFLEKSLISKYTFLLVTLLSTSLVIGDGVLTPSISVLSAVGGLKAASPVFTEGRVVWISVAILVLLFSVQRFGTDKVGYCFAPIVSVWFAFNAGIGVYNFIKYDPTVIKALNPGYIIDYFKRNGIDAWISLGGVFLCVTGPLYWPVFVSAVLASIVASQAMISGTFSIIQQSLALGCFPRVKVVHTSLKYEGQVYIPELNYILMLACVVVTFGFRTTEKIGNAYGVAVAFAETITSSFMVLVMILIWKLNIILPIIYVCCILSVELTYLSSVFYKFPHGGYFPIAFAIVLLGLMFIWNYVYRKKYYYEMDHKVSPDALRNITSRSNLSRISGLAIFYSELVHGIPPILEHYVENIPALHSVLVFVSVKSLPISTVPPQERFLFRRVQPRDAYVFRCVVRYGYTDSRNDEESFEQILMHRLKEFMKDEFYIQLSNTQLTQNPQSAIEWSGELVSDNVHQNDDEAETIMCRANQEALDRELGAIDKAWNEGVVHLMGETELVSHKGASICNKFVIVAFNFLKKNLRQADKVFHIPRKHLLKVGMIYEL, encoded by the exons ATGCCGAAAGATGAGCAGAAACCTGAAGGCATAGAAGAGCCAAAACTACGTCGTCATGATTCCCTTGACCTTGAATCATCTAACGTTAAAGGCCACCATGGTCATAGCAACACG GATAATCTTAGTTGGACAGCGGTCTTGAGTTTGGCTTTCCAAAGTATTGGAGTGATATACGGAGATATTGGTACTTCGCCACTCTATGTTTATGAAAGCACATTTTCTAAAGGAATCAAAAGTAAAGATGACATTTTGGGAGTTCTTTCTCTAATTTTCTATACAATTACTTTGCTACCTTTGATTAAGTATGTATTTATTGTCTTGAGAGCCAACGACAATGGAAAAG GTGGAACATTTGCTTTGTATTCTCTTCTATGTAGAAATACAAAGGTTGGTTTACTTCCCAGTCAACAGGCTGAAGATCAAGAAGTATCAAATTACCAACTTGAGTTACCAACCAAATGCAACCAATTAGCCATTTCATTGAAGCTGaagaattttttagaaaaaagctTAATTTCAAAGTACACTTTCTTGCTTGTCACACTGCTTTCAACTTCTTTGGTGATTGGAGATGGTGTTCTCACTCCTTCTATCTCTG TATTATCAGCTGTTGGAGGGCTAAAAGCAGCTTCACCTGTATTTACCGAAG GAAGGGTTGTATGGATATCAGTTGCAATCTTGGTTTTGCTATTCTCAGTTCAGAGATTTGGAACAGATAAAGTTGGATACTGTTTTGCTCCAATAGTCAGCGTTTGGTTTGCTTTTAATGCTGGTATTGGTGTCTATAATTTCATCAAATATGATCCTACGGTTATCAAAGCCTTAAATCCAGGGTATatcattgattattttaagaggAATGGAATTGATGCTTGGATCTCCCTTGGTGGTGTCTTTCTTTGTGTTACAG GTCCATTGTACTGGCCAGTATTTGTATCAGCAGTTCTAGCATCTATTGTAGCAAGCCAAGCCATGATTTCAGGGACATTCTCAATCATACAACAATCTCTTGCATTAGGATGCTTCCCAAGAGTCAAAGTTGTTCACACATCACTCAAATATGAAGGACAAGTTTATATCCCTGAACTTAACTACATCCTTATGTTGGCTTGTGTTGTTGTCACCTTCGGTTTTAGAACTACCGAAAAGATCGGTAATGCTTATG GTGTTGCCGTAGCATTTGCGGAGACAATCACATCATCTTTCATGGTGCTTGTGATGATCTTAATCTGGAAGTTAAACATAATACTACCAATCATATACGTATGTTGTATTTTATCAGTAGAATTAACATACTTGAGTTCAGTATTCTACAAATTTCCTCATGGTGGATACTTCCCAATAGCATTTGCTATTGTTTTACTTGGATTAATGTTCATTTGGAATTACGTGTATCGTAAGAAATACTATTATGAGATGGACCATAAAGTATCTCCGGATGCTCTAAGAAATATCACTAGCAGAAGCAATCTTAGTCGGATTTCTGGATTGGCAATATTTTACTCAGAACTTGTTCATGGAATTCCTCCTATTTTAGAGCATTATGTGGAGAATATACCGGCTTTGCATTCGGTCCTGGTTTTCGTATCAGTTAAGTCTTTGCCTATAAGTACAGTTCCACCACAAGAGAGGTTTCTTTTCCGTAGGGTTCAACCAAGGGATGCTTATGTCTTCCGATGTGTGGTCAG GTATGGGTATACTGATTCCCGCAACGACGAAGAATCTTTTGAGCAAATTTTGATGCATAGACTAAAGGAGTTTATGAAAGATGAGTTTTATATCCAATTAAGTAATACCCAACTAACACAAAATCCTCAAAGCGCAATAGAATGGTCTGGAGAGCTTGTAAGTGATAATGTTCATCAAAATGATGATGAAGCTGAAACGATAATGTGTAGGGCTAATCAAGAAGCCTTAGACAGAGAACTCGGGGCGATCGACAAAGCTTGGAATGAAGGAGTTGTACATTTGATGGGGGAGACTGAATTGGTATCTCACAAAGGAGCTAGCATTTGTAATAAGTTTGTGATTGTTGCattcaattttttgaagaagaaTCTAAGACAAGCTGATAAGGTGTTTCATATTCCAAGGAAGCATTTGTTAAAAGTTGGAATGATATATGAACTCTAG
- the LOC130824210 gene encoding potassium transporter 5-like isoform X1 — protein sequence MPKDEQKPEGIEEPKLRRHDSLDLESSNVKGHHGHSNTDNLSWTAVLSLAFQSIGVIYGDIGTSPLYVYESTFSKGIKSKDDILGVLSLIFYTITLLPLIKYVFIVLRANDNGKGGTFALYSLLCRNTKVGLLPSQQAEDQEVSNYQLELPTKCNQLAISLKLKNFLEKSLISKYTFLLVTLLSTSLVIGDGVLTPSISVLSAVGGLKAASPVFTEGRVVWISVAILVLLFSVQRFGTDKVGYCFAPIVSVWFAFNAGIGVYNFIKYDPTVIKALNPGYIIDYFKRNGIDAWISLGGVFLCVTGTEALFADLGHFSVKSIQLSMSGIVYPALMATYFGQASFLRLNQDKVGNTFYEVIPGPLYWPVFVSAVLASIVASQAMISGTFSIIQQSLALGCFPRVKVVHTSLKYEGQVYIPELNYILMLACVVVTFGFRTTEKIGNAYGVAVAFAETITSSFMVLVMILIWKLNIILPIIYVCCILSVELTYLSSVFYKFPHGGYFPIAFAIVLLGLMFIWNYVYRKKYYYEMDHKVSPDALRNITSRSNLSRISGLAIFYSELVHGIPPILEHYVENIPALHSVLVFVSVKSLPISTVPPQERFLFRRVQPRDAYVFRCVVRYGYTDSRNDEESFEQILMHRLKEFMKDEFYIQLSNTQLTQNPQSAIEWSGELVSDNVHQNDDEAETIMCRANQEALDRELGAIDKAWNEGVVHLMGETELVSHKGASICNKFVIVAFNFLKKNLRQADKVFHIPRKHLLKVGMIYEL from the exons ATGCCGAAAGATGAGCAGAAACCTGAAGGCATAGAAGAGCCAAAACTACGTCGTCATGATTCCCTTGACCTTGAATCATCTAACGTTAAAGGCCACCATGGTCATAGCAACACG GATAATCTTAGTTGGACAGCGGTCTTGAGTTTGGCTTTCCAAAGTATTGGAGTGATATACGGAGATATTGGTACTTCGCCACTCTATGTTTATGAAAGCACATTTTCTAAAGGAATCAAAAGTAAAGATGACATTTTGGGAGTTCTTTCTCTAATTTTCTATACAATTACTTTGCTACCTTTGATTAAGTATGTATTTATTGTCTTGAGAGCCAACGACAATGGAAAAG GTGGAACATTTGCTTTGTATTCTCTTCTATGTAGAAATACAAAGGTTGGTTTACTTCCCAGTCAACAGGCTGAAGATCAAGAAGTATCAAATTACCAACTTGAGTTACCAACCAAATGCAACCAATTAGCCATTTCATTGAAGCTGaagaattttttagaaaaaagctTAATTTCAAAGTACACTTTCTTGCTTGTCACACTGCTTTCAACTTCTTTGGTGATTGGAGATGGTGTTCTCACTCCTTCTATCTCTG TATTATCAGCTGTTGGAGGGCTAAAAGCAGCTTCACCTGTATTTACCGAAG GAAGGGTTGTATGGATATCAGTTGCAATCTTGGTTTTGCTATTCTCAGTTCAGAGATTTGGAACAGATAAAGTTGGATACTGTTTTGCTCCAATAGTCAGCGTTTGGTTTGCTTTTAATGCTGGTATTGGTGTCTATAATTTCATCAAATATGATCCTACGGTTATCAAAGCCTTAAATCCAGGGTATatcattgattattttaagaggAATGGAATTGATGCTTGGATCTCCCTTGGTGGTGTCTTTCTTTGTGTTACAG GAACTGAAGCATTATTTGCCGATTTAGGTCATTTTTCAGTGAAGTCTATACAATTAAGCATGTCTGGTATTGTCTACCCTGCTCTTATGGCAACATATTTTGGACAAGCCTCTTTCCTGCGCTTGAACCAAGATAAAGTTGGCAATACCTTTTATGAAGTCATACCAG GTCCATTGTACTGGCCAGTATTTGTATCAGCAGTTCTAGCATCTATTGTAGCAAGCCAAGCCATGATTTCAGGGACATTCTCAATCATACAACAATCTCTTGCATTAGGATGCTTCCCAAGAGTCAAAGTTGTTCACACATCACTCAAATATGAAGGACAAGTTTATATCCCTGAACTTAACTACATCCTTATGTTGGCTTGTGTTGTTGTCACCTTCGGTTTTAGAACTACCGAAAAGATCGGTAATGCTTATG GTGTTGCCGTAGCATTTGCGGAGACAATCACATCATCTTTCATGGTGCTTGTGATGATCTTAATCTGGAAGTTAAACATAATACTACCAATCATATACGTATGTTGTATTTTATCAGTAGAATTAACATACTTGAGTTCAGTATTCTACAAATTTCCTCATGGTGGATACTTCCCAATAGCATTTGCTATTGTTTTACTTGGATTAATGTTCATTTGGAATTACGTGTATCGTAAGAAATACTATTATGAGATGGACCATAAAGTATCTCCGGATGCTCTAAGAAATATCACTAGCAGAAGCAATCTTAGTCGGATTTCTGGATTGGCAATATTTTACTCAGAACTTGTTCATGGAATTCCTCCTATTTTAGAGCATTATGTGGAGAATATACCGGCTTTGCATTCGGTCCTGGTTTTCGTATCAGTTAAGTCTTTGCCTATAAGTACAGTTCCACCACAAGAGAGGTTTCTTTTCCGTAGGGTTCAACCAAGGGATGCTTATGTCTTCCGATGTGTGGTCAG GTATGGGTATACTGATTCCCGCAACGACGAAGAATCTTTTGAGCAAATTTTGATGCATAGACTAAAGGAGTTTATGAAAGATGAGTTTTATATCCAATTAAGTAATACCCAACTAACACAAAATCCTCAAAGCGCAATAGAATGGTCTGGAGAGCTTGTAAGTGATAATGTTCATCAAAATGATGATGAAGCTGAAACGATAATGTGTAGGGCTAATCAAGAAGCCTTAGACAGAGAACTCGGGGCGATCGACAAAGCTTGGAATGAAGGAGTTGTACATTTGATGGGGGAGACTGAATTGGTATCTCACAAAGGAGCTAGCATTTGTAATAAGTTTGTGATTGTTGCattcaattttttgaagaagaaTCTAAGACAAGCTGATAAGGTGTTTCATATTCCAAGGAAGCATTTGTTAAAAGTTGGAATGATATATGAACTCTAG